From Salipiger profundus, a single genomic window includes:
- a CDS encoding NADPH-dependent FMN reductase has product MTRIMGLSGSLRRLSFNTGLLHAAAELAPEGVTLEPHTIHGVPLYDADLEADGTPEPVLALRRALEASDGLLLVTPEYNNSIPGVFKNAVDWMASGPGADLFRGKPVAIVGASPGGFGTMLSQNAWLPVLRALGTRPWCEGRMLVSKAGGLFDDTGRLTDAATRERLAGFVAGFAREIDEGAG; this is encoded by the coding sequence ATGACACGCATCATGGGACTGTCGGGCAGCCTGCGCCGGCTGTCGTTCAACACCGGCCTGCTGCACGCTGCCGCGGAACTCGCCCCCGAGGGCGTGACGCTGGAACCGCACACGATCCACGGCGTGCCGCTATACGACGCCGATCTCGAGGCGGACGGCACGCCGGAGCCGGTGCTGGCCCTGCGCCGGGCGCTCGAGGCGAGCGACGGCCTGCTGCTGGTCACGCCCGAATACAACAACTCGATTCCGGGCGTCTTCAAGAACGCGGTTGACTGGATGGCCTCGGGGCCGGGCGCCGATCTTTTCCGCGGCAAGCCGGTGGCGATCGTCGGGGCCTCGCCGGGCGGTTTCGGCACGATGCTGTCGCAGAACGCCTGGCTGCCGGTGCTGCGCGCACTCGGTACCCGTCCCTGGTGCGAGGGGCGGATGCTGGTCTCAAAGGCCGGCGGTCTGTTCGACGACACCGGACGGCTCACCGATGCAGCGACCCGCGAACGGCTGGCCGGCTTCGTGGCAGGTTTTGCCCGCGAGATCGATGAGGGCGCGGGCTGA
- a CDS encoding FAD-binding oxidoreductase: MRHADALDQLAGLLGPRLSRSDAERAQHGRSESHFPTVLPDAVAYPETAAEVQELVRICAEHRCPVTGWGAGTSLEGHGLAVKGGVVVDFTRMNKVLEVRPADMDVTIQPGVTREALNEELRATGLFFPVDPGANASLGGMAMTRASGTTTVRYGSMRENVLGVEAVLADGRIIRTGTRARKSAAGYDLTALMVGSEGTLGLVTELTLRLHGIPEATSAGICAFPDMHAAVTAVMETIQMGIPMARIEFVDAATARAFTAYSGLEMAEAPHLLVEFHGSPESVAQDAERFAEIVADHGASPFRWSTREEERRALWAMRHNGYYAILAARKGARGLVTDMCVPISQLATAVEETQADIAAGSIPGPILGHVGDGNFHAILLIDPDQPAELEEAKRLSHRMAERALRLGGTCTGEHGVGMGKLPYMEAEHGAGWDVMGEIKQALDPLGILNPGKLVRQG, translated from the coding sequence CCTGCCGGATGCCGTCGCCTATCCCGAAACCGCCGCCGAAGTGCAGGAGCTGGTAAGGATCTGCGCCGAACATCGCTGCCCGGTGACCGGCTGGGGCGCCGGAACCTCGCTCGAGGGCCACGGGCTGGCGGTGAAGGGCGGCGTGGTCGTCGACTTCACGCGCATGAACAAGGTGCTCGAGGTGCGCCCTGCCGACATGGACGTGACCATCCAGCCCGGCGTGACGCGCGAAGCGCTGAACGAGGAGCTGCGCGCCACCGGCCTGTTCTTCCCGGTCGATCCCGGCGCCAACGCCTCGCTCGGCGGCATGGCGATGACCCGGGCCTCTGGCACCACGACGGTGCGCTACGGCTCGATGCGCGAGAACGTCCTCGGGGTCGAGGCGGTGCTGGCCGACGGCCGCATCATCCGCACCGGCACCCGAGCCCGCAAGAGCGCCGCGGGCTACGATCTCACCGCGCTGATGGTCGGATCCGAGGGCACGCTGGGGCTGGTGACCGAGCTCACCCTGCGGCTGCACGGTATCCCCGAGGCCACGAGCGCCGGCATCTGCGCCTTCCCCGACATGCACGCAGCGGTCACGGCGGTGATGGAGACGATCCAGATGGGCATTCCCATGGCCCGGATCGAGTTCGTCGATGCCGCCACCGCGCGCGCCTTCACCGCCTACTCGGGGCTCGAGATGGCCGAGGCACCCCACCTGCTTGTGGAGTTCCACGGCTCGCCGGAGAGCGTTGCGCAGGATGCCGAACGCTTCGCCGAGATCGTGGCCGATCACGGCGCCTCGCCGTTCCGCTGGTCGACCCGGGAAGAAGAGCGGCGGGCGCTCTGGGCGATGCGGCACAACGGCTATTACGCCATACTCGCGGCGCGCAAGGGCGCGCGGGGGCTGGTGACCGACATGTGCGTGCCGATCTCGCAACTGGCCACCGCGGTCGAGGAGACCCAGGCCGATATCGCGGCGGGGTCGATCCCCGGGCCGATCCTCGGCCACGTGGGAGACGGCAACTTCCACGCGATCCTGCTGATCGACCCGGACCAGCCCGCCGAACTCGAAGAGGCGAAGCGACTGTCGCATCGCATGGCCGAACGCGCCCTGCGGCTGGGCGGCACCTGCACGGGCGAGCATGGCGTGGGCATGGGCAAGCTGCCCTACATGGAGGCCGAACACGGCGCCGGCTGGGACGTGATGGGCGAGATCAAGCAGGCGCTCGACCCGCTCGGCATCCTGAACCCCGGCAAGCTGGTGCGTCAGGGCTAG
- a CDS encoding NAD(P)/FAD-dependent oxidoreductase, translated as MTTHLETDTSLWHRSSRELFRAGPLDRGLSVDLAVIGGGFTGCSAALEAARRGARVAVLEAREIGYGGSGRNVGLANAGLWLKPDDILAEMGDAAGRRLIARLAEAPDVVYGLIAREGIACEPVRNGTLHCAHAPSGMTDLEARCRQGNAHGAPLQLLDASEAARRVGSRAVHGALLDPRAGTVQPLAYVRGLARAARDAGALLFEQSPVTEVARDGDGWRLACNGESLRAGALLMATNAYHAPFPGARPPAYTPVHFGQFATAPLPASLRARILPGGEGCWDTALVMSSFRTDADGRLIIGGMGDLGGPGGGIHAAWARRKLRELFPEAADLPFEHGWCGRIAMTSDHIPKITEIGPRGYACFGYSGRGIGPGTIFGQSLARALLDDTADALPLAPVRAHAESLTRLKARYYEAGASAMHLVGARGA; from the coding sequence ATGACCACGCACCTTGAGACCGACACATCCCTCTGGCACCGCAGCAGTCGCGAACTGTTCAGGGCGGGCCCGCTCGACCGAGGCCTGAGCGTCGATCTCGCGGTGATCGGTGGCGGCTTCACCGGCTGCTCGGCGGCGCTCGAGGCGGCGCGGCGCGGCGCGCGCGTGGCGGTGCTCGAAGCCCGGGAGATCGGATACGGCGGCTCGGGGCGCAACGTCGGGCTCGCCAACGCCGGGCTCTGGCTCAAGCCCGACGACATCCTCGCCGAGATGGGCGACGCCGCCGGCCGGCGCCTGATCGCCCGGCTCGCCGAGGCGCCGGACGTGGTCTACGGCCTCATCGCGCGTGAGGGGATCGCCTGCGAGCCGGTGCGCAACGGCACCCTGCATTGCGCCCATGCGCCCTCGGGCATGACCGACCTCGAGGCGCGCTGCCGCCAAGGCAACGCTCATGGCGCACCGCTGCAGCTTCTCGATGCGAGCGAGGCGGCGAGGCGGGTCGGAAGCCGGGCGGTGCACGGCGCGCTCCTCGATCCGCGGGCGGGCACGGTGCAACCGCTGGCCTATGTCCGCGGGCTCGCCCGGGCCGCGCGCGATGCGGGCGCCCTGCTTTTCGAACAGAGCCCCGTCACCGAGGTTGCCCGCGACGGCGACGGCTGGCGGCTGGCCTGCAACGGCGAGAGCCTGCGCGCCGGCGCGCTGCTGATGGCGACAAACGCCTACCACGCACCCTTCCCCGGCGCGCGGCCGCCGGCCTACACGCCGGTGCATTTCGGCCAGTTCGCCACCGCGCCGCTGCCCGCGAGCCTCCGTGCACGCATCCTGCCCGGGGGCGAGGGCTGCTGGGACACCGCGCTGGTGATGTCGTCGTTCCGCACCGACGCGGACGGGCGGCTGATCATCGGCGGCATGGGCGACCTCGGTGGCCCCGGTGGCGGCATCCATGCCGCCTGGGCGCGGCGCAAGCTCCGGGAGCTCTTTCCCGAGGCGGCCGACCTGCCCTTCGAGCATGGCTGGTGCGGGCGCATCGCGATGACGTCGGACCACATTCCCAAGATCACCGAGATCGGCCCGCGCGGCTATGCCTGCTTCGGCTATTCCGGGCGCGGCATCGGTCCGGGCACGATCTTCGGGCAGTCGCTGGCGCGGGCGCTGCTGGACGACACTGCCGACGCTCTGCCGCTCGCGCCGGTCCGTGCCCATGCCGAGAGCCTGACGCGGCTCAAGGCGCGCTACTACGAGGCCGGCGCGAGCGCGATGCACCTCGTCGGCGCGCGTGGCGCCTGA
- a CDS encoding TRAP transporter substrate-binding protein gives MKTIMPATALSLLLASAAHAETVLTVANWLPPSHPLVSELIVPMTEQIAEATDGEVTANILPAPLGPPQAHFDFAVNGVADITFGVQGYNPGRFKTTNIVELPFLGETAESISVAYWRVFDEMLRDAGEYDQVKVLAVFSHGPGEIFLNEGDVSSPDVLDGVKIRVGGGIVHEIASALGAVPVEGPSSKAYELLSQGVADGIFFPYESVNFFKLIPQLETAIDVPGGLYNTSFYIAMNKAKWESLSPEVQAQIDSVTGEALARMAGRMWDAADAEGRAAMEGEIAITPATEAQLAAWDEALSPLVQAKLDEAAEAGIDAQAAYEMLKSEIAKEAGTE, from the coding sequence ATGAAAACTATCATGCCCGCCACCGCGCTGAGCCTGCTGCTCGCATCTGCCGCCCATGCCGAAACCGTGCTTACCGTCGCCAACTGGCTGCCGCCGTCGCATCCTCTGGTGAGCGAGCTGATCGTTCCGATGACCGAGCAGATCGCCGAGGCCACCGACGGCGAGGTGACCGCCAACATCCTGCCCGCGCCGCTCGGGCCGCCGCAGGCGCATTTCGACTTCGCGGTGAACGGCGTCGCCGACATCACCTTCGGCGTGCAGGGCTACAACCCGGGCCGGTTCAAGACCACGAACATCGTCGAGTTGCCGTTCCTCGGCGAGACCGCCGAGAGCATCTCAGTCGCCTACTGGCGCGTCTTCGACGAGATGCTGCGCGACGCCGGCGAATACGACCAGGTCAAGGTGCTGGCAGTGTTCAGCCACGGGCCCGGCGAAATCTTTCTCAACGAAGGCGACGTGTCCTCGCCCGACGTGCTTGACGGTGTGAAGATCCGCGTCGGCGGCGGCATCGTGCACGAGATCGCCTCGGCGCTCGGGGCGGTTCCGGTCGAGGGGCCTTCGTCCAAGGCCTACGAGTTGCTGAGCCAGGGCGTCGCGGACGGGATCTTCTTCCCCTACGAGTCGGTCAACTTCTTCAAGCTGATCCCGCAGCTGGAAACCGCGATCGACGTGCCGGGCGGGCTCTACAATACCTCGTTCTACATCGCGATGAACAAGGCGAAGTGGGAGAGCCTGAGCCCCGAGGTGCAGGCGCAGATCGACAGCGTGACCGGCGAGGCGCTGGCGCGCATGGCCGGCCGGATGTGGGATGCCGCCGACGCCGAGGGCCGCGCCGCCATGGAGGGCGAGATCGCCATCACCCCTGCGACCGAGGCGCAGCTTGCGGCCTGGGACGAGGCACTGTCGCCGCTGGTGCAGGCCAAGCTCGACGAGGCGGCCGAGGCCGGCATCGACGCACAGGCGGCCTACGAGATGCTGAAATCCGAGATCGCGAAGGAAGCGGGCACGGAATGA
- a CDS encoding TrkH family potassium uptake protein — translation MSFVVYINGLVMVFFAALMEVDAAFFPETAEVFGLAGFLAGTVGVLLSIAASTASRDLRRLHTFVLTASIWLVAAIVGAVPLWLWQLAPVDALFEAMSGITTTGSTVMSGLDDTPRGVILWRAILQAVGGVGFIVTGIALLPILRVGGMQLFRTESSDKGDKELRNAAVFASATLQVYLCLMGVCALVYVAGGMGPFDAITHAMTTLSTGGYSGYDASFGHFQSPFLQWAATLFMLLGALPFAWYIRGIYRRRFRSEQVEAMLVTLAVVIGGLTLWLVLTRHEAPLTALRMVAFNVVSVVTTTGFATTDYTLWGPFAAMAFFILTAVGGCTGSTAGGAKAMRWLLIARAVWHQLRMIQSPHRVAVIRYEGQAVEDDVMAGVISFFSIYMATFMTLVGVLALFGLDLATAMSGALTALANVGPGVGDIIGPAGNFAALSDPVKLVLVLGMYLGRLEMLTVFVFLTPAFWRELTA, via the coding sequence ATGAGCTTCGTCGTCTACATCAACGGACTGGTGATGGTCTTCTTCGCCGCGCTCATGGAGGTGGACGCGGCGTTCTTTCCCGAAACGGCCGAGGTCTTCGGGCTCGCGGGCTTCCTGGCAGGCACCGTGGGCGTGCTGCTGAGCATCGCCGCCTCGACCGCATCACGCGATCTTCGACGACTGCATACCTTCGTGCTGACTGCCTCGATCTGGCTGGTGGCGGCGATCGTCGGCGCGGTGCCGCTCTGGCTGTGGCAGCTTGCCCCCGTTGATGCATTGTTCGAGGCGATGTCGGGGATCACCACCACCGGCTCGACGGTGATGAGCGGGCTCGACGACACGCCGCGCGGCGTCATCCTCTGGCGCGCCATCCTGCAGGCCGTGGGCGGCGTCGGCTTCATCGTCACCGGCATCGCGCTGCTGCCGATCCTGCGGGTCGGCGGCATGCAGCTCTTTCGCACCGAAAGCTCGGACAAGGGCGACAAGGAACTGCGCAACGCCGCCGTCTTCGCCTCGGCGACGCTGCAGGTCTATCTCTGCCTGATGGGAGTCTGCGCGCTGGTCTACGTGGCCGGCGGCATGGGGCCGTTCGACGCGATCACACATGCCATGACGACGCTCTCGACCGGCGGCTACTCGGGTTACGACGCATCGTTCGGGCATTTCCAGAGCCCGTTCCTGCAATGGGCGGCGACGCTCTTCATGCTGCTCGGGGCGCTGCCCTTCGCGTGGTACATCCGGGGCATCTATCGCCGCCGGTTCCGCAGCGAACAGGTCGAGGCGATGCTGGTCACGCTCGCGGTGGTCATCGGCGGGCTGACGCTCTGGCTGGTGCTGACCCGGCACGAGGCGCCGCTCACGGCGTTGCGGATGGTGGCCTTCAACGTGGTCTCGGTGGTCACCACCACCGGCTTCGCGACCACCGACTACACGCTCTGGGGGCCCTTCGCGGCGATGGCGTTCTTCATCCTGACCGCCGTCGGCGGCTGCACCGGCTCGACCGCCGGCGGCGCCAAGGCGATGCGCTGGCTGCTGATCGCCCGCGCGGTCTGGCACCAGCTGAGGATGATCCAGTCGCCGCACCGGGTGGCGGTGATCCGCTACGAGGGGCAGGCGGTCGAGGATGACGTGATGGCCGGCGTCATCTCGTTCTTCTCGATCTACATGGCGACCTTCATGACGCTGGTGGGCGTGCTGGCGCTCTTCGGGCTCGATCTCGCGACGGCGATGAGCGGCGCGCTCACCGCGCTTGCGAATGTCGGTCCCGGGGTCGGCGACATCATCGGACCCGCGGGCAACTTCGCCGCGCTGAGCGACCCGGTGAAGCTCGTGCTGGTGCTGGGCATGTATCTCGGCCGGCTCGAGATGCTGACCGTCTTCGTCTTCCTGACCCCGGCCTTCTGGCGCGAACTGACTGCCTGA
- a CDS encoding MATE family efflux transporter has protein sequence MTEIRTPITHARVLKIALPILLSNVTIPILGAVDTGVVGQIPQPEPIAAVGVGAIVISAVYWIFGFLRMGTVGLAAQAAGAGDRDEVAALLSRALLIGLAGGALLILLQPLIFAGAFAVSPASPEVEALAREYMRIRIWSAPAAIAIYGITGWLIAQERTRSVFALQLWMNGINVCLDLVFVLGLDRGVGGVATATFLAEYAGLAMGLWLCRKTLARGAARDIARIFDGARLMRMAAVNTDILIRSLLLQAVFVTFLLLGGRFGDETLAANQVLLQFLMITGYALDGFAFAAEALVGRAFGAGQLAHLRRGALLTSLWAVAVAVLMALGFLLLGPAMIDVMAADPAVRAEARLYLPWMVAAPVMQLGLTMFDGIFIGATRSRDMRNMMVLSSALYFAALPLLIGPLGNHGLWLAMHVSFVARGVTLALRYPALERAAAAHGATSGAGPLGRAA, from the coding sequence ATGACCGAGATCCGCACGCCGATCACACACGCGCGCGTCCTGAAGATCGCGCTGCCGATCCTGCTCTCGAACGTCACGATCCCGATCCTCGGGGCCGTCGACACCGGCGTCGTCGGCCAGATCCCGCAGCCCGAGCCCATCGCCGCGGTCGGTGTCGGTGCCATCGTGATCTCGGCGGTCTACTGGATCTTCGGCTTCCTGCGCATGGGCACGGTCGGTCTCGCGGCACAGGCGGCGGGCGCCGGCGACCGCGACGAGGTCGCGGCGCTGCTGTCGCGCGCCCTGCTGATCGGCCTCGCCGGCGGAGCACTGTTGATCCTCCTGCAACCGCTCATCTTCGCCGGCGCCTTCGCCGTGTCGCCGGCCTCTCCCGAGGTCGAGGCCCTGGCGCGCGAGTACATGCGCATCCGGATCTGGTCGGCGCCGGCGGCCATCGCGATCTACGGCATCACCGGGTGGCTCATCGCGCAGGAGCGGACCCGCAGCGTCTTCGCCCTCCAACTCTGGATGAACGGGATCAACGTCTGCCTCGACCTCGTTTTCGTCCTCGGCCTCGACCGGGGCGTGGGGGGCGTTGCCACCGCGACCTTCCTCGCGGAATACGCGGGGCTTGCCATGGGCCTGTGGCTCTGCCGCAAGACCCTGGCCCGTGGCGCCGCGCGCGACATCGCACGCATTTTCGACGGCGCCCGGCTGATGCGCATGGCGGCGGTCAACACCGACATCCTGATCCGGTCCCTGCTGCTGCAGGCGGTCTTCGTCACCTTCCTGCTGCTGGGTGGCCGGTTCGGCGACGAGACGCTGGCGGCGAACCAGGTGCTGCTGCAGTTCCTGATGATCACCGGCTACGCGCTCGACGGCTTCGCCTTTGCCGCCGAGGCGCTGGTGGGGCGGGCCTTCGGGGCGGGCCAGCTTGCACACCTGCGGCGGGGCGCGCTGCTCACCAGCCTCTGGGCGGTGGCCGTCGCCGTGCTGATGGCGTTGGGATTCCTGCTTTTGGGGCCGGCGATGATCGACGTGATGGCAGCCGATCCGGCGGTGCGCGCCGAGGCGCGGCTCTACCTGCCGTGGATGGTGGCAGCGCCGGTCATGCAGCTCGGGCTGACCATGTTCGACGGCATCTTCATCGGCGCCACGCGCTCGCGCGACATGCGAAACATGATGGTCCTGTCCTCGGCGCTGTATTTCGCCGCGCTGCCGCTGCTGATCGGGCCGCTCGGCAACCACGGCCTGTGGCTGGCGATGCATGTCTCCTTCGTCGCGCGCGGCGTCACGCTGGCGCTGCGCTACCCGGCGCTCGAGCGGGCGGCGGCGGCGCATGGCGCGACGTCCGGGGCTGGACCGCTGGGACGCGCCGCCTAA
- the trpB gene encoding tryptophan synthase subunit beta — protein MDDLVNSFMNGPDEKGRFGIYGGRFVSETLMPLILELEEQYERAKTDQSFWDEMDHLWKHYVGRPSPLYFAERMTEELGGAKIYLKRDELNHTGAHKINNVLGQIILAKRMGKTRILAETGAGQHGVATATVCAKFGLKCVVYMGAHDVERQQPNVFRMRLLGAEVVPVTSGRGTLKDAMNDALRDWVTNVHDTFYCIGTVAGPHPYPAMVRDFQAVIGKEVRWQLPEHEGEGRLPDTVIAAIGGGSNAMGLFYPFLDDPSVNIIGVEAGGKGVDEKMEHCASLTGGRPGVLHGNRTYLLQDDDGQILEGFSISAGLDYPGIGPEHSWLHDTGRAKYVSITDKEALEAFQFSCRTEGIIPALEPSHALAHVMKIAPTLPKDHVIVSNMCGRGDKDIFAVAKHLGQDLG, from the coding sequence ATGGACGATCTGGTCAATTCCTTCATGAACGGTCCCGACGAGAAGGGGCGCTTCGGCATTTACGGCGGACGCTTCGTGTCCGAGACGCTGATGCCGCTGATCCTCGAACTCGAGGAACAATACGAGCGCGCCAAGACGGACCAGAGCTTCTGGGACGAGATGGACCACCTGTGGAAACACTACGTGGGCCGGCCCTCGCCGCTGTATTTCGCCGAGCGCATGACCGAGGAACTGGGCGGCGCGAAGATCTACCTCAAGCGCGACGAGCTGAACCACACCGGCGCGCACAAGATCAACAACGTGCTGGGCCAGATCATCCTTGCCAAGCGCATGGGCAAGACCCGCATCCTCGCCGAGACCGGTGCCGGCCAGCACGGCGTGGCGACCGCCACCGTCTGCGCCAAGTTCGGTCTGAAATGCGTGGTCTACATGGGGGCGCATGACGTCGAGCGCCAGCAGCCCAACGTGTTCCGCATGCGCCTGCTGGGCGCCGAGGTGGTGCCGGTGACCAGTGGTCGCGGCACGCTCAAGGACGCGATGAACGACGCGCTGCGCGACTGGGTCACCAACGTGCACGACACGTTCTACTGCATCGGCACCGTCGCGGGGCCGCACCCCTACCCGGCGATGGTGCGCGATTTCCAGGCGGTCATCGGCAAGGAAGTGCGATGGCAGTTGCCAGAGCACGAGGGCGAGGGGCGTCTGCCCGACACCGTGATCGCCGCCATCGGTGGCGGCTCGAACGCCATGGGGCTGTTCTACCCGTTCCTCGACGACCCCTCGGTCAACATCATCGGCGTCGAGGCCGGCGGCAAGGGTGTCGACGAGAAGATGGAGCATTGCGCCTCGCTCACCGGCGGACGGCCCGGCGTGCTGCACGGCAACCGGACCTACCTGCTGCAGGACGACGACGGCCAGATCCTCGAGGGCTTCTCGATCTCGGCGGGCCTCGACTACCCGGGCATCGGGCCCGAGCATTCCTGGCTGCACGACACGGGGCGGGCAAAGTACGTCTCGATCACCGACAAGGAAGCGCTGGAGGCGTTCCAGTTCTCCTGCCGGACCGAGGGCATCATCCCCGCGCTCGAACCCAGCCACGCGCTGGCGCACGTCATGAAGATCGCGCCGACGCTGCCCAAGGACCATGTCATCGTGTCGAACATGTGCGGGCGTGGCGACAAGGACATCTTCGCGGTGGCCAAGCACCTCGGGCAGGATCTCGGGTGA
- a CDS encoding TRAP transporter small permease, whose translation MSAPAPSHSGAPAGALRTALALLGGVLLLGLMGMTVVDVIGRYVFNAPLVGATELTELLLAAVIFLGLPAVALAEEHVTVDLVTDRMPPRLQPWRLALAGLFSAVVLAVVTWRIWIYAGQIGSYGGATNSLRIPIAPLGYFCAVCTGLGAAITALVPLPRLFRALKD comes from the coding sequence ATGAGCGCGCCTGCGCCCAGTCACAGCGGCGCGCCCGCGGGTGCGTTACGGACGGCCCTCGCCCTGCTGGGGGGCGTGCTGCTGCTCGGCCTCATGGGGATGACGGTGGTCGACGTGATCGGGCGCTACGTCTTCAACGCGCCGCTGGTGGGGGCGACGGAGCTGACCGAACTGCTGCTGGCGGCGGTGATCTTCCTCGGCCTGCCGGCTGTGGCGCTGGCGGAGGAACACGTGACGGTCGATCTCGTAACCGACCGGATGCCGCCGCGCCTCCAGCCGTGGCGGCTGGCGCTGGCGGGCCTGTTCTCGGCCGTGGTGCTCGCCGTGGTGACATGGCGGATCTGGATCTACGCGGGCCAGATCGGCAGCTACGGCGGCGCCACCAACAGCCTGCGCATCCCGATCGCGCCGCTTGGCTATTTCTGCGCGGTCTGCACCGGGCTCGGCGCGGCGATCACCGCGCTGGTGCCGCTGCCCCGGCTGTTCCGCGCGCTTAAGGACTGA
- a CDS encoding TRAP transporter large permease, with protein MDYWPIGMAVLTVLLLLGVPISMALAGVGLAGVASIIGWMPALSLIGSAFFDNGRDYSLSVLPLFLMMGNFVVQSGIAEELYTSAYAWLRHRKGGLAMATVVACGAFSSVCGSSMATAATMTRIGLPSMRRFGYPDRLSTASIAAGGTLGILIPPSVILVFYGILTQQDIGRLFLAGLIPGLIGVIGYAIAVRISIALGKIDLPTESKLPLSDRIRALKGTAGALVLFVFVMGGIYLGVFTPTESAGMGAGGAFLLVLLSGKFTREGMISVLYDTMKTTSMMFFILFGALTFTNYVNMSGMTGDIQTFLALFGDTPLVTILVILCIYLALGCLLESLSMIMLTVPVFYPIMAAQGVDLVWFGIFVVMVTEISYITPPVGMNAFVLRSVVPDVPLGTIFRGLGPFVAMDVLRVALLTAFPGLVLLLT; from the coding sequence ATGGACTACTGGCCCATCGGCATGGCGGTTCTCACCGTGCTGCTCCTGCTCGGCGTGCCGATCTCGATGGCACTGGCGGGGGTGGGGCTCGCGGGCGTCGCCTCGATCATCGGCTGGATGCCGGCGCTGTCGCTGATCGGTTCGGCCTTCTTCGACAATGGCCGCGACTACTCGCTGTCGGTGCTGCCGCTGTTCCTGATGATGGGCAATTTCGTGGTGCAGTCGGGCATCGCCGAGGAGCTCTACACCTCGGCCTACGCGTGGCTCAGGCACCGCAAGGGCGGGCTCGCCATGGCCACGGTCGTCGCCTGCGGCGCGTTTTCCTCGGTCTGTGGCTCGTCGATGGCCACGGCGGCGACGATGACCCGGATCGGGCTGCCCTCGATGCGGCGCTTCGGCTATCCCGACCGGCTGTCGACCGCCTCGATCGCGGCCGGCGGCACGCTGGGCATCCTGATCCCGCCCTCGGTGATCCTCGTGTTCTACGGCATCCTCACCCAGCAGGACATCGGGCGGCTGTTCCTCGCCGGGCTGATCCCGGGGCTGATCGGCGTGATCGGCTATGCCATCGCCGTGCGCATCTCGATCGCGCTGGGGAAGATCGACCTGCCGACCGAGTCGAAACTGCCGCTGAGCGACCGCATCCGCGCGCTCAAGGGCACCGCCGGCGCGTTGGTGCTCTTCGTCTTCGTCATGGGCGGCATCTACCTCGGGGTGTTCACGCCCACCGAAAGCGCCGGCATGGGCGCCGGCGGCGCCTTCCTGCTGGTGCTGCTCTCGGGCAAGTTCACGCGTGAGGGGATGATCTCGGTTCTCTACGACACGATGAAGACCACCTCGATGATGTTCTTCATCCTCTTCGGCGCGCTGACCTTCACCAACTACGTCAACATGTCGGGCATGACCGGCGACATCCAGACGTTCCTCGCGCTCTTCGGAGATACGCCGCTGGTGACGATCCTCGTCATCCTCTGCATCTACCTCGCGCTCGGCTGCCTGCTCGAGAGCCTGTCGATGATCATGCTGACGGTGCCGGTCTTCTACCCGATCATGGCGGCGCAGGGCGTGGACCTCGTGTGGTTCGGCATCTTTGTCGTCATGGTGACCGAGATTTCCTACATCACGCCGCCGGTTGGCATGAACGCCTTCGTGCTGCGCTCGGTGGTGCCCGACGTGCCGCTCGGCACGATCTTCCGCGGCCTCGGACCCTTCGTCGCGATGGACGTGCTGCGCGTGGCGCTGCTGACGGCCTTCCCGGGGCTGGTGCTGCTGCTCACCTGA